Sequence from the Pedobacter sp. D749 genome:
AAATCGCATATCGCCAAAGATGGTGATCAATTTAAAATTGGTAAGCTAACCATAACGGCATTACACACTCCTGGCCATACCTTAGAATCGACCACTTATCTACTAACCGATGAAAATGGAAAAGACCATTGCATTTTTAGTGGCGACACCTTGTTTATCGGTGATGTAGGCCGTCCGGATTTAGCGCAAAAAGGACATTTAACAATGGAAGATTTAGCAGGAATGCTTTACGATTCGTTAAATGAAAAGATAAAACCTTTGGCTGATGATGTAATTGTTTATCCTGCTCATGGCGCAGGTTCTGCCTGTGGAAAAAGCATGAGTAAAGAAACTTTTGATACCTTAGGGCATCAGAGACAAGTTAATTATGCTTTAAAGGCTGAAACAAAAGAACAGTTTATTGCTGAAGTAACGGATGGCATTATGCCTCCGCCCCAATATTTTGCTAAAAATGCCGCCATTAATAAAGGTGGTGTAGAAAGCATTGACGATGTTTACGAGAAAGGCTTAAATGCTTTAACCCCGCAACAATTTGAGGATCTGGCCAACCAAACCGGGGCTATTATGCTCGATACCCGAGATCCGCAGGTTTTTGCAAAAGGTTTTATTCCAAATTCGATCAATATTGGTTTAAATGGTCAGTTTGCACCATGGGTTGGGGCTTTGATTACTGATTTGCAGCAACCTATTTTATTGATTACTGACCAGGGAAAAGAAGAAGAAACGATTACGCGTTTAACCCGCGTGGGTTACGATAGTACCATAGGATATTTGGATGGTGGTTTCGAAAACTGGACTGCAACAGGCAAAGAAATCGATACTATTGAATCTATATCAGCAGAGGCTTTTGAGCTGGCGGCATCAAATGGAGAAATTACTGCGCTTGATGTGCGTAAACCAGGCGAGTACGAATCAGAACATTTGGAATTTACGCTTAGCCGTCCGTTGGATTTTATTAACGAATGGACTGGCGAAATCAATCCGAAAGCGACCTATTATATTCATTGCGCAGGTGGTTACCGATCAATGATTGCGGCTTCTATTTTAAAATCGCGTGGGGTAGAAAACGTGATTGATGTAGCTGGTGGTTATGGTGCGATAAAAAATACCGGTTTAAAAAGAACTGATTTCGCCTGTCCAAGTAAAGCAATGCAAGTATAATTGGTATAAAAAAAGACTGGCTAAGCTTTAACCATTTAAGTGATTTAAGAAAATATAAGCTTATATGCCTCTTATATTTCTTATATGGTCAGCGAAAACGGTAAATACCTAATGTATTTATATTGTTTTATGCCTTAAAAATTTTAATAAATAGTCAATTGGCAAATCAAAATCATTACGACGTATTAATTATAGGTGCTGGCCCAATAGGGATGGCTTGTGCAATTGAAGCCCAAAAAGCAAACTTAAGCTATGTCATTATAGAAAAAGGTGCTTTGGTTAACAGTTTGTTCAACTACCCGGTATTTATGACCTTCTTTTCTACTTCGCAGAAGTTAGAGATCGGGGGCGTACCTTTTGTAACCATCAACCCAAAGCCTAACCGTAACGAAGCCGTAGAATATTACCGCCGAGTTGCCGAAAAGTTTGATTTAAAGATCAATCTTTTCGAGCGGGTGCAACAGGTGGTTAAAAATGAAGCTGATGTTTTCGAAATCAAGACTTCTAAAACAGATTATACGGCTGGAAATGTAATTGTGGCAACTGGTTTTTATGATGTACCTTTATTAATGAATGTACCAGGTGAACACCTGCCAAAAGTAACACATTATTATAAAGACCCACATTTATACACCTTTCAGAATGTAGTGGTGGTTGGTGCCAATAACTCGGGTGTTGATGCTGCTTTAGAAACTTACCGCAAAGGTGCAAATGTAACCATGGTGGTAAGGAGTGGTGAACTTGGTCCGCATGTTAAATATTGGGTTCGCCCCGATATACAGAACAGGATTAAGGAAGGTGAAGTCACTGCCCTTTTCTATTCTGAACTTGTTGAAATAAGGGAAGGCGAAGTGGATATTAAAACACCAGAAGGGATTAAAACGATTCCAAACGATTTCGTAATTGCGATGACGGGTTACCAGCCAGATTTTTCGATGTTGAGAAAATTCGGAATCGATCTGCCCGAAACACTTTGCCCAGCCTATAACGAAGAAACCATGGAAACCAATGTAAAAGGTTTATACCTGGCTGGTGTAGTTTGTGGTGGTTTAGATACCCACAAACTTTTTATCGAAAACTCGAGGGTACACGCCGAAATGATCGTGAAAAATATTTTGGGCTAGTGTCTTACGAAGTTTGGCCTTGGGGTTAGCGATGGAATAACTTCGTAAGTCTATACTAAATTCAGGGTTAATTACAACGATCGTCATCTCGACTGAAGCGCAGCGAAATGGAGAGATCTATTTGGACAGATTTTGCTTCGCAGAGCCTTCAGGTTCTCGACTGTATTGCACTCCGCTCGAAATGACGACTTCTTGCGATTGGACATCTCCACTTCAATATTTTTGGATTAAAAACTGATCTCTCAGCATTAAGTTTCAATTAAATCAATAAACAGGAACCTTCAGCGTACTTTCTACAAAACTTTCAATAGCAGTTTCCACACCCGGCAAATCCTTCGAAGTAATATATGATCCCATTACGTGGTTACCTGCATTGGGTATAGCTACTTTTCTCTTTAAATTATCAGCCGTACCCAGTTCATCGAACATTTTTAGCATGGCATCAACCTTAACCACCGGATCCTGTTCCAGCTCATTTTTATAATAATAAAGCAGTAAAACAGGTTGTTTTACCTTTTTAAAGGTTGGTTTGAGCATGCTGCTTTCAATAAATTCTTCCAGTTCTACCAACGATTCTAGCCGGTAATTGGTGTACCAGTATTTTTTGTATTCGTCGGTGCGGTCGTCCACTTTACGTTCGTCGCCGCCTACTACTTTACGGGCAATCTGCAAACCCCATGGGTTGTTTAAAAGCCAGGCATTTTTATCGTTAATGGCCACATTTGGCGACATTAAAATCAAACTATTAATTTCTGGATAGGTTGCCGCTAATTTTAATGCCACTGTGCCACCGGTAGAGGTACCCACTAAAATTACTTTTTTACCCAGTTTTTTGCCGATGGCATAAGCCTGTTTGCTGGTTTCCCAAAGGCGGTCGGCCGTAAAATATTGCATGGGTGCCAGGGTATCAATTCCGTGATCGGCCAGGCGGGCAAGGTATAAATTGGCGTGTAATTGCTTGGCTAAATTTAAGTGTACCGGGTTGCCTTCTGTTTTTGATGCCGAAAAACCATGTAAATACACAACAGCATATTCGGTTTGCTGGTGAAGGCTATCGGCCCATACAATTTCAGCTTCGTTGCCGGGTTTGATTTTATGCATGGATTCTATGCTGGCTACATAACCGTCCAGGTCTTCCAGATCGGGTACTTTGGTCAGCTCTTCACTAAATACTGGTTTTTTAGGTTTTGGGCCTAACAAATAACCAGCAATAATGAATGCCGAAAGGCCAATAATTACTTTGTAGCGTTTTTTCATGCCGTTAAATATTGGTTTAAATGTAAAATTTGAATTTAAATAAAGCTAATTTTTAGGGGAATTAATTATCGCTTTGAGGGGCCTTTTTACCTGCACTGCCCCATCATATTAAACCTGATAGCGCCAAATAGCCCACAGCCCGAAGCATGAGGGCGAGGACTATGGGCAATAGCAGGAGCAAAGATGTTAAAGATTGCTATCCTTTGCTTTTCAAATCCTTAATAATAAGATTGCAGATTACCTTTTTATGGGAAATTAGCTTAAGTTTGCAATCAAAATTTTTCGACTTAATGCCGGGAATCGAACAGATAAAAACACCTATAGCTGCTGATATTAAAGCGTTTGAAAAGACCTTTAAAGAATCTATGCATAGCGACGCACCGTTGCTGGATAGGATTACCCATTATATTGTAAAGCAAAAAGGCAAACAAATGCGGCCGATGTTCGTATTTTTTGCGGCTAAACTGTGTGGCGGAATTACAGAATCAACCCACCGTGGAGCTGCTTTGGTAGAGCTTTTACATACGGCCACTTTGGTGCATGATGATGTGGTAGACAATGCTTACGAACGCCGTGGCTTTTTCTCCATCAATGCTTTATGGAAAAATAAAATTGCCGTTTTGGTTGGCGATTACTTATTGGCTAAAGGATTATTACTTTCGGTAAACAATAACGAGCACCGATTGTTACAAATTGTATCGGAAGCGGTGAAACAGATGAGTGAAGGAGAGCTACTGCAGGTAGAAAAGGTGCGGAGGATGGACATTTCGGAAGATTTATATTTTGATGTAATCCGACAGAAAACGGCTTCTTTAATTGCTTCTTGTTGTGCTGCGGGTGCTGCTTCTGCAGGTGCGAGTGATGAAATAATAGAAAAAATGCGTCTGTTTGGCGAAAAAGTTGGGATTGCCTTTCAGATTAAAGACGATACCTTCGATTTTGGAACGGATGACGTTGGCAAACCTTTGGGTATTGATATTAAGGAGAAGAAAGTAACCTTGCCTTTAATTTATGCCTTAAATAAAGCTGAAAAGACAGAACGCAAGAAAATGATCAACCTGGTGAAAAACCATCAGGACGATCCGGTTAAAATACAGCAAATTATTGATTTTGTAAATGCGCACCAAGGTGTGTATTATGCCAATGAGAAAATGTTGGAGTACCAGAATCAAGCATTTGATATTCTGCACAGTTTTGATGCAGGTGAAGCCAGAACAGGTTTAGAACAACTTGTACTCTACACCACTGAACGTAAAAAATAATGGGTAACGAATTACTTTTTAGCTTAGGTTTTCTTCTTTTTATTGTACTGATTCTTGCTTTAGACCTTGGTCTTTTTAGCAGGAAAGAGCATGTAGTGAGTTTAAAACAAGCCGGGATAATGAGTTTGATTATGGTTGCCCTGGCCATCGGCTTTTATTTTATCCTGCTAACTGAAGGGCACCAGCTGCATGGAATTAAGGATTTTTCCCACCTGCAAGAGATCGTAACCAAACACCAGCACCATATTAAATTAATTCCGGGCGATTTTGAAGGAAGTTTGGCGGTTTATAAGCAAAACCTCGGACTGGAGTTTTTAACAGGTTACGTAATTGAGTATGCGCTTTCGGTAGATAATATCTTTGTTATCGTACTCATTTTTTCAGCCTTTGCAGTTGAAGAAAAATATTATCACCGGGTATTGTTCTGGGGGATATTGGGTGCAATCATTATGCGTTTCATCTTCATTTTTGTAGGAGCTGCATTAATTACAAAATTTGCCTGGATACTTTATGTTTTTGGTGCTTTCCTGGTGTTTACTGGCGTGAAGATGTTTTTCAGCAAGGAGGAAGATGATAAAATTGATCCGGAAAACCACCCTGTAGTTAAATGGGCTTCGAAAATATTTTCCATTCACCCTAAATACGAGGGTAAAAACTTCTTTGTTAAAATAGACCATAAAAGAATGGTTACGCCATTGTTTTTGGTGTTGTTGATTGTCGAATTTACCGATCTGTTATTTGCTGTGGATTCTATTCCTGCTATTTTTGCGGTAACAAAAGATCCTTATATTGTATTTTTCTCTAATATTTTTGCCATCATGGGCTTGCGTTCCATGTTCTTTTTACTGGTAAATATTATTCATAAATTCCATTATTTAAAAACCGGATTAGCATTTTTACTGGCTTTTATTGGTGTAAAAATGCTAGGACATACTTATCTGGAGAAATGGGGTTTCACCACTGAGCATTCACTGATTGTGATTTTAAGCATCCTGGTGATTAGCATTGTTGCTTCGTTGGTTTTTCCGAAGAAAAAGGTGCATGTAAAACCTTAGTTTACCATCTAAAACATTTTGCTAAAATTATTTTAACCACCTAAGTCACCTGAGTACATTTAAGTTTTTTACTTTGTAAAGTACTAAGTGGGCAGCTGCACTTTGTTATGTG
This genomic interval carries:
- a CDS encoding TerC family protein, with the protein product MGNELLFSLGFLLFIVLILALDLGLFSRKEHVVSLKQAGIMSLIMVALAIGFYFILLTEGHQLHGIKDFSHLQEIVTKHQHHIKLIPGDFEGSLAVYKQNLGLEFLTGYVIEYALSVDNIFVIVLIFSAFAVEEKYYHRVLFWGILGAIIMRFIFIFVGAALITKFAWILYVFGAFLVFTGVKMFFSKEEDDKIDPENHPVVKWASKIFSIHPKYEGKNFFVKIDHKRMVTPLFLVLLIVEFTDLLFAVDSIPAIFAVTKDPYIVFFSNIFAIMGLRSMFFLLVNIIHKFHYLKTGLAFLLAFIGVKMLGHTYLEKWGFTTEHSLIVILSILVISIVASLVFPKKKVHVKP
- a CDS encoding polyprenyl synthetase family protein gives rise to the protein MPGIEQIKTPIAADIKAFEKTFKESMHSDAPLLDRITHYIVKQKGKQMRPMFVFFAAKLCGGITESTHRGAALVELLHTATLVHDDVVDNAYERRGFFSINALWKNKIAVLVGDYLLAKGLLLSVNNNEHRLLQIVSEAVKQMSEGELLQVEKVRRMDISEDLYFDVIRQKTASLIASCCAAGAASAGASDEIIEKMRLFGEKVGIAFQIKDDTFDFGTDDVGKPLGIDIKEKKVTLPLIYALNKAEKTERKKMINLVKNHQDDPVKIQQIIDFVNAHQGVYYANEKMLEYQNQAFDILHSFDAGEARTGLEQLVLYTTERKK
- a CDS encoding carboxylesterase, which produces MKKRYKVIIGLSAFIIAGYLLGPKPKKPVFSEELTKVPDLEDLDGYVASIESMHKIKPGNEAEIVWADSLHQQTEYAVVYLHGFSASKTEGNPVHLNLAKQLHANLYLARLADHGIDTLAPMQYFTADRLWETSKQAYAIGKKLGKKVILVGTSTGGTVALKLAATYPEINSLILMSPNVAINDKNAWLLNNPWGLQIARKVVGGDERKVDDRTDEYKKYWYTNYRLESLVELEEFIESSMLKPTFKKVKQPVLLLYYYKNELEQDPVVKVDAMLKMFDELGTADNLKRKVAIPNAGNHVMGSYITSKDLPGVETAIESFVESTLKVPVY
- a CDS encoding rhodanese-like domain-containing protein, translating into MKIEQIYTGCLAEAAYYIESDGEAAIIDPLREVATYLKKAEKAGATIKYIFETHFHADFVSGHVDLAEKSGAEIIYGPTAKTEFKSHIAKDGDQFKIGKLTITALHTPGHTLESTTYLLTDENGKDHCIFSGDTLFIGDVGRPDLAQKGHLTMEDLAGMLYDSLNEKIKPLADDVIVYPAHGAGSACGKSMSKETFDTLGHQRQVNYALKAETKEQFIAEVTDGIMPPPQYFAKNAAINKGGVESIDDVYEKGLNALTPQQFEDLANQTGAIMLDTRDPQVFAKGFIPNSINIGLNGQFAPWVGALITDLQQPILLITDQGKEEETITRLTRVGYDSTIGYLDGGFENWTATGKEIDTIESISAEAFELAASNGEITALDVRKPGEYESEHLEFTLSRPLDFINEWTGEINPKATYYIHCAGGYRSMIAASILKSRGVENVIDVAGGYGAIKNTGLKRTDFACPSKAMQV
- a CDS encoding YpdA family putative bacillithiol disulfide reductase; protein product: MANQNHYDVLIIGAGPIGMACAIEAQKANLSYVIIEKGALVNSLFNYPVFMTFFSTSQKLEIGGVPFVTINPKPNRNEAVEYYRRVAEKFDLKINLFERVQQVVKNEADVFEIKTSKTDYTAGNVIVATGFYDVPLLMNVPGEHLPKVTHYYKDPHLYTFQNVVVVGANNSGVDAALETYRKGANVTMVVRSGELGPHVKYWVRPDIQNRIKEGEVTALFYSELVEIREGEVDIKTPEGIKTIPNDFVIAMTGYQPDFSMLRKFGIDLPETLCPAYNEETMETNVKGLYLAGVVCGGLDTHKLFIENSRVHAEMIVKNILG